The Setaria viridis chromosome 6, Setaria_viridis_v4.0, whole genome shotgun sequence genome contains a region encoding:
- the LOC117860297 gene encoding trimethyltridecatetraene synthase → MEVPVPPSWAATFTVLLATAVLFLTAVLRCHHRRQARKHNLPPGPRPWPVIGNLNLIGPLPHRSIRELSARHGPLMFLRFGSFPVVVASSVDAAEFFLRTQDLAFLDRPRMACGKYTVYNYSGMLWSHYGAYWRQLRKLWLTELLSAKQLRLTESVRADEVRAMLRDLRAASAGGGGAVVLKDHLLMATLNVVSRMVLGRKYVGEGAGADAAAATPDEFRWMIEEIFFLNGALHVGDMVPWLGWFDPHGYVARMKRLAKMFDAFVEHVLREHDDRRRREGPAFVPKDMVDLLLQLADDPSLDVPIDRNGVKASILELITGGTDTSSVTMEWAMSELLRKPDVLAKATEELDRVVGRDRLVAEGDIPSLPYLDAVVKEAMRLHPVVPLLVPRVSREDTSVAGYDIPKGTRILVSVWAIGRDPAVWGDAAEEFRPERFVGSEVDVKGQHLQLLPFGSGRRMCPAHGLGLRMVQLVLANLLHGFTWRLPDGVVAEELSMEEKFGISVSRVDHLKAIPEPKLPDHLY, encoded by the exons ATGGAGGTACCAGTACCCCCATCATGGGCGGCCACCTTCACCGTCCTGCTGGCCACCGCCGTCCTCTTCCTCACGGCCGTCCTCCGCTGCCACCACCGGCGGCAAGCACGCAAGCACAACCTCCCGCCGGGCCCCCGGCCGTGGCCGGTGATCGGCAACCTGAACCTGATCGGCCCGCTGCCGCACCGCTCCATCCGCGAGCTCTCGGCGCGGCACGGCCCGCTCATGTTCCTCCGCTTCGGCTCCttccccgtcgtcgtcgcctcatccgtcgacgccgccgagtTCTTCCTCAGGACCCAGGACCTGGCGTTCCTGGACCGGCCGCGGATGGCCTGCGGCAAGTACACCGTCTACAACTACTCCGGCATGCTCTGGTCCCACTACGGCGCGTACTGGCGCCAGCTCCGCAAGCTGTGGCTGACGGAGCTCCTCAGCGCCAAGCAGCTCCGGCTGACGGAGAGCGTCCGCGCCGACGAGGTGCGCGCCATGCTCCGCGACCTCCGCGCGGcgtccgccggcggcggtggcgcggtggTGCTAAAGGACCACCTGCTCATGGCGACGCTCAACGTCGTCTCGCGCATGGTGCTGGGGAGGAAGTACGTCGGCGAGGGTGCcggcgccgacgcggcggccgcgacgccgGATGAGTTCAGGTGGATGATCGAGGAGATCTTCTTCCTCAACGGCGCGCTCCACGTCGGGGACATGGTCCCGTGGCTCGGCTGGTTCGATCCACACGGGTACGTCGCCAGGATGAAGAGGCTGGCCAAGATGTTCGACGCGTTCGTCGAGCACGTGCTCCGCGAGCACGACGACCGGCGCCGGAGAGAGGGCCCGGCGTTCGTCCCCAAGGACATGGTcgacctgctgctgcagctcgcCGACGACCCCAGCCTCGACGTCCCCATCGACCGCAACGGCGTCAAGGCATCCATTCTG GAGCTCATCACCGGCGGGACCGACACCTCGTCGGTGACGATGGAGTGGGCCATGTCAGAGCTCCTCAGGAAGCCCGACGTCCTCGCCAAGGCTACCGAGGAGCTGGACCGCGTGGTCGGGCGCGACCGCCTAGTCGCAGAGGGGGACATCCCGAGCCTCCCCTACCTTGACGCCGTCGTGAAGGAGGCCATGCGGCTTCACCCGGTGGTGCCGCTCCTTGTACCACGGGTGTCACGCGAGGACACGTCGGTGGCCGGCTACGACATCCCCAAGGGCACGCGCATTCTCGTCAGCGTCTGGGCCATCGGCCGCGACCCGGCGGTGTGGGGGGACGCTGCGGAGGAGTTCAGGCCGGAGCGGTTCGTCGGGAGCGAGGTGGACGTAAAGGGGCAGCACCTGCAGCTGCTGCCGTTCGGGTCCGGTCGCCGGATGTGCCCCGCCCATGGCCTTGGGCTCAGGATGGTGCAGCTGGTTCTCGCGAACCTGCTGCACGGCTTCACTTGGAGGCTCCCCGACGgcgtggtggcggaggagctGAGCATGGAGGAGAAGTTCGGGATATCCGTGTCGCGCGTGGACCATCTCAAGGCCATCCCTGAGCCCAAGCTTCCGGATCACCTCTACTAG